The proteins below are encoded in one region of Syntrophotalea carbinolica DSM 2380:
- a CDS encoding PHP domain-containing protein yields the protein MEKFVDLHLHSHCSDGLYAPTEVIRRAAEAGLAAAALADHDNVDGVEEAMQTGRTYGIEVLSSVELSVIWESYRDIHLLGYGIDHRHPGLTAALKEFRDFRAGRNERIVERINGKLAEEGRAPICFAEVQKHAEGTLGRPHIARVLIDHGYARNHEEAFARYLVPCNVAKRYFPMDEAIALIHDAGGITSLAHPPYITDDRQQLRHLFDVFTDMGLDGIEAYNNRSTNADIDWYITEARRRELIVTGGSDYHGVEGSDIVIGGGRGNLRIPYDCVEDIRRALARRAGKERV from the coding sequence ATGGAGAAATTTGTCGATTTGCATTTGCATAGCCACTGTTCGGATGGGCTATATGCACCGACCGAGGTCATTCGGCGGGCGGCGGAAGCCGGACTGGCCGCCGCCGCCCTGGCCGATCACGACAATGTCGACGGGGTCGAGGAGGCCATGCAGACCGGCCGCACTTACGGTATCGAAGTGCTGTCCTCCGTAGAACTGTCGGTCATCTGGGAATCCTATCGCGATATTCACCTGCTCGGTTACGGCATAGATCATCGGCATCCCGGGTTAACGGCCGCCCTGAAGGAGTTTCGCGACTTTCGCGCCGGGCGCAATGAACGTATCGTCGAGCGAATCAACGGGAAACTGGCCGAAGAAGGGCGCGCGCCTATCTGTTTTGCCGAAGTGCAGAAGCATGCCGAAGGCACCCTGGGACGTCCGCATATCGCCAGGGTCCTCATCGACCACGGTTACGCACGTAATCACGAAGAAGCGTTTGCCCGCTATCTGGTTCCGTGCAATGTCGCTAAACGTTACTTTCCCATGGATGAAGCCATTGCTCTTATTCATGACGCCGGCGGCATCACCTCATTGGCTCATCCCCCCTATATTACCGACGACCGTCAGCAGTTGCGCCATTTGTTCGATGTGTTCACCGACATGGGACTTGACGGCATCGAGGCCTACAACAATCGCTCTACCAATGCCGATATCGACTGGTACATAACCGAAGCCAGACGGCGCGAACTTATTGTCACCGGTGGTTCCGATTATCATGGGGTGGAAGGCTCCGACATCGTGATCGGAGGGGGGCGCGGCAATCTGCGCATTCCTTACGATTGTGTCGAGGATATTCGGCGGGCGTTGGCCCGACGTGCCGGCAAGGAGAGGGTATGA
- a CDS encoding Tex family protein, producing the protein MALNPQQDSRVLGYLIEETGLQTSQVVNTIALLREGATVPFIARYRKERTGELDEVQIRTLEERLTYFTELEERKVTVLASIEEQGKLVPELAARIEATRQKNELEDLYLPYKPKRRTRAMIARERGLEPLADLIAAQQLTSGTLEQAAAAFVDAQGEVPDAAAALQGATDILAERLSEDADMRAVVRRLTWEQGVFSSQVAPDFAGKVSKFEMYYDYQEPLREVPSHRMLAMRRGEKEDVLRLSIVAPEEELLQRLANRLLLGESIFRPLLEDVAIDAYRRLIAPSIEVELRLEAKKRADEAAIGVFADNLRNLLLLPPAGSRRVLGVDPGLRTGSKLAAVDGTGRYLEDATIYPHTGKSQIEPARAQLLRLIQTHGIEMVAIGNGTAGREMDLFVRETLRDAGVQLPVVMVNEAGASVYSASDIAREEFPDLDLTVRGAISIARRLQDPLAELVKIDPKSIGVGQYQHDVNQPALKKALDDTVESCVNFVGVDLNTASWALLSYVSGIGASLAKAMVRYRESQGVFGSRKGLLNTPRFGAKTYEQAAGFLRIRGSENPLDNTAVHPENYPTVETMASDMGLSVAELVAAPDKVAGVQLERYVTETVGLPTLRDIVEELKKPGRDPRRQFETVSFRDDVREISDLKEGMILSGTVTNVAAFGAFVDIGVHQDGLVHVSHLAHRFVKDPGEVVRVGDIVKVKVLSVDAARKRIGLSIKEAQPEPDSAQRPRKSPGKKSKKASLADTSGWEKAGFRVKRK; encoded by the coding sequence ATGGCACTGAACCCACAACAGGATAGCCGGGTACTCGGCTACCTGATCGAAGAGACCGGACTGCAGACCAGCCAGGTCGTCAACACTATCGCTCTGCTGCGCGAAGGCGCAACGGTGCCTTTTATCGCCCGGTATCGTAAAGAGCGTACCGGCGAGTTGGATGAAGTCCAGATTCGCACCCTGGAAGAGCGCCTGACTTATTTTACCGAACTTGAAGAACGTAAAGTCACGGTTCTGGCCTCTATCGAGGAACAAGGCAAGCTGGTGCCGGAACTGGCTGCCCGCATCGAAGCGACCCGCCAGAAAAATGAACTTGAGGATTTGTACCTGCCGTACAAACCCAAGCGTCGCACCCGGGCCATGATCGCTCGGGAACGGGGGCTGGAGCCGCTGGCCGATCTCATTGCCGCTCAGCAGCTTACCAGCGGTACACTGGAACAGGCTGCGGCCGCTTTTGTCGATGCCCAGGGCGAAGTCCCCGATGCCGCTGCGGCGTTGCAGGGCGCGACCGATATCCTGGCGGAAAGACTCAGCGAGGATGCCGATATGCGTGCCGTGGTACGGCGACTGACCTGGGAGCAGGGTGTGTTCAGTTCCCAGGTGGCCCCCGATTTTGCTGGCAAGGTCAGCAAGTTCGAGATGTACTACGATTATCAGGAACCGCTGCGCGAGGTGCCTTCCCACCGTATGCTGGCCATGCGCCGGGGGGAAAAAGAGGATGTGCTGCGCTTGTCGATTGTCGCCCCGGAAGAGGAGTTGTTGCAACGTCTTGCAAACCGTCTTCTGCTGGGCGAGAGTATTTTCCGGCCCTTGCTGGAAGATGTTGCCATCGATGCTTACCGCCGCCTTATCGCTCCTTCCATTGAAGTGGAGTTGCGATTGGAGGCCAAAAAGCGGGCCGACGAGGCTGCTATCGGGGTGTTTGCCGACAATCTGCGCAACCTGCTGTTGCTGCCGCCGGCCGGCAGCCGCCGGGTACTGGGCGTTGACCCCGGCCTGCGCACCGGCTCTAAGTTGGCGGCGGTTGATGGCACCGGTCGCTATCTCGAGGACGCCACCATCTATCCCCATACCGGCAAAAGCCAGATCGAGCCTGCCCGCGCGCAGCTTTTGCGTTTGATTCAGACCCATGGCATCGAAATGGTCGCCATCGGCAACGGGACGGCGGGGCGCGAGATGGACCTGTTCGTACGCGAAACTCTCCGCGACGCCGGCGTGCAGCTGCCGGTGGTGATGGTCAACGAGGCGGGAGCCAGCGTCTATTCCGCATCCGATATCGCCCGGGAGGAGTTTCCCGATCTGGATCTGACGGTGCGCGGCGCCATCTCCATCGCCCGCCGTCTGCAGGACCCTCTGGCGGAACTGGTCAAAATCGATCCCAAGAGCATCGGGGTCGGCCAATATCAGCATGACGTCAATCAGCCGGCGCTTAAAAAAGCCCTCGACGATACGGTGGAGAGCTGCGTTAACTTCGTTGGCGTCGATCTCAATACCGCCTCCTGGGCCTTGCTGTCTTATGTGTCGGGTATCGGCGCGTCCCTGGCCAAGGCCATGGTGCGGTATCGCGAAAGCCAGGGCGTTTTCGGCTCGCGCAAGGGCCTGCTGAACACCCCCCGTTTCGGTGCCAAAACCTATGAGCAGGCGGCCGGCTTTTTACGTATTCGCGGTTCGGAAAATCCCCTCGACAATACCGCCGTTCATCCCGAAAACTACCCAACGGTGGAGACCATGGCCTCCGATATGGGGCTGTCGGTGGCGGAACTGGTGGCCGCGCCCGATAAGGTTGCCGGTGTGCAGCTTGAACGCTATGTGACGGAAACCGTCGGTTTGCCGACCTTGCGTGACATCGTCGAGGAGCTTAAGAAGCCCGGCCGCGATCCCCGGCGTCAGTTCGAGACCGTTTCGTTTCGCGACGATGTGCGTGAAATCAGCGATCTGAAGGAAGGCATGATTCTGTCCGGGACGGTGACCAATGTGGCTGCTTTCGGCGCGTTCGTCGATATCGGTGTGCATCAGGACGGGCTGGTGCATGTCAGTCACCTGGCGCATCGCTTTGTCAAGGATCCTGGCGAGGTGGTGCGGGTCGGCGATATCGTCAAGGTCAAGGTGCTATCCGTCGACGCGGCCCGTAAACGCATCGGTTTGTCCATCAAAGAGGCGCAGCCCGAACCGGATTCGGCGCAGCGGCCGCGCAAAAGCCCCGGGAAAAAAAGCAAGAAAGCTTCCCTGGCGGATACTTCAGGTTGGGAAAAAGCCGGTTTTCGGGTGAAGCGCAAGTGA